The Rosa rugosa chromosome 1, drRosRugo1.1, whole genome shotgun sequence genomic sequence CCGTAGCAATtggattttgtgacgccacctattgcaacgcctgtttttccgtcgcaaaaagctcaatttgccgtcgcgaaaagtttttgccgtcgcaaaagctcaatttgccgtcgcaaaataggcgtcgcaaaagcaattttttttagtagtgcgTACTGGACTTATAACTTTGAAATTGACCGGGCAAGGTAGCCAACGATCAGCTTTTATACTCACCCTTCTCCCATCTCCTATCCGCCACCGTGTCCCCCTATCAATCACCTGCCTTCCCCACATCAAGCCCCGCCAAATAGCAGATGGAGTACGACCCAACGTTGCATTAAGAAAACAATTCTCCGGAAAGTATTTAGCTTGAAGCAAAGAACTTACCAAAGAATGCTTTCCCCAAAATATCCTCCAAATCGTTTTTGCCAGCATAGCTTGATTGAATGCTCTCAAGTCCCGGAATCCCAGTCCACCGTCTTCCTTCTTGCTACATAGCTTATCCCATCGACACCAGTGAATACCTTTCACATCACCACCTTTCCCCCACCAGAACCTACTCACCTTAGATTGAATTTTTTTGCAAACTCCAACAGGTAACCGGAAAACACTCATATAATAAGTGGGAATAGCCTGAGCTACAGCTTTAATTAGGACAAGCTTACCCGCTTTTGAGAGGAACTTTCCTTGCCACCCTTGGAGATGAACATCTAATCTTTCATTCAGCTTCTTGAAAACATCCGTCTTGTTCCTGCCAATTGTTGTTGGCAACCCCAGGTACTTCTCATGAAAATCAACTAGTGGTACATCTAATATCGCTTGCACGTCCTTCTTCACATCCTCAGAGACATTAGGGCTGAAAGAAAGAgcaaatttttgaaaattgataCGTTGGCCCGCAGCACACTCATAAAGGAGGAGGCATTGTTTCAAGGCAACACTTTCTTATACCGTTGCATTAACAAACAAGAgactatcatctgcaaataaCAGGTGTGATATGGAAGGTGCATTGGGGGCCACTCTCACTCCATTAAGAAGAGCCGTAGAATCCGCATGATGAAGAAGCCCTGAAAGCCCTtcagaaacaaagagaaaaagatatggaGAAATTGGATCTCCTTGACGTATTCCTCTCGTTGGTTTGAAACACCCCACCGGTTGTCCTTTCCAAAGTACCGAGAAGGACACCGAATTAACACACTTCATAATTAAATTCACCCACTCCTCCGCAAACCCTAGCTTCAACATAACAGCCCTCAGAAAATCCCACTCCACCCTGTCATATGCTTTGCTAATGTCCAATTTAAGTACCATTTTGGGGGTCACAGTATTCTTCTGTGTACTCTGATTGTATGAACAGTTTCAAACGCCGCTATAACATTGTCTTGGATATTCCTTCCTGGTACAAAGGCACTCTGAGTACAAGAAATAATTTCCGGTAAAAACTTCTTGAGCCGGTTAGCAATTGTCTTGGATATCAACTTATAAACAATGGAGCAAAGACTAATCGGTCTAAATTCTGATACGTGCTTGGGACTGGAACACTTCGGGATAAGGGAGATCAGAGTATGAttaaaatcaccaaaatccttCCCTTCATTTAATACCCCTAAACAAAAGTCACAAACTGAATCTCCCACAATAGACCAATAAGTCTTGTAAAACAAAGCCGACATTCCATCAAAGCCCGGAGATTTTTGTGCTGCCATATGCCTTAAAGAAACTTCGATCTCCCACCGTTCAAATCTTCTCAACAACTTAGAGTTAACTTCATCGGATACTCGTCGCTGGATCTTGTCCAGGACCAATTCAATATTAGCACAACCCTCAGTAGTGTATAACTTTGTGAAATAAGAAATGAACGCATTCTGCACATCAGATAACTCTTCACACCAAACACCATTCTCATCCGATATTCCTTCCACCCTATTTCGCTGCCCACGACTTTTTGCATAAGCATGGAAGAACTTGGTAGATTTGTCTCCCTCCTGCAACCAATCTATTCGAGACTTTTGCTTCCACATAGTCTCTTCCATTTCAGCATACTTCTCCAGCTCGGTTTTAATTAACTTACGTTGGCTTCTGTCAACCTCATTCTGAACATCAATCGGAAACTTCTGTAGAGAAACTTTGAGTTCTGCAATTTTGCGGGGTACGTGTCCAATCACCGTTTTATTCCAACAGGATAACTCCTCCGCGCATTTCTTTAATCTTGTGACAAGGTTGACCTCGGCCCAAGTTTGATCTTCCCATACCTCTTTAATAATATCACCACACCTTTCCTCCTTTACCCAAAAGCTTTCAAATAAAAATCTCCTCTGCCCCCTTTGTTTTTTTGGTAGGCCAGCCCCCATCAAATCAAAGATAATTGGCAAGTGATCACTTGCACCCACGTCAATATGAAACTCATGTAGCTTAGGGAAAGCAGTAGCCGCTTCATTATTAAATAATCCCCTATCTAGCCTCTCATGCACCATGCCATTACTCCATGTGAACTTTGGACCCGAGAACTCAACGTCCTGTAAACAACAATCATTAATGGCTTGATTGAATCTATCCATCTGACAATCAGGTCGTAATCTTCCCCCACTCTTCTCGTCATTATTAGTAATCTCATTAAAGTCGCCGAAAACAATCCAAGCCACTCCAGGAAACAAATGTGACAGCCGCCGGAGTGCTTCCCAAGAATGACGTCGCTCTCCTGTTTCCGGGCTCCCATAGAACCCTGTTAATCTAACTTGTTTACCATCAAGCATAACCAGTACATCAATGAACCCATTTGTAGCATCAATCACCGTAACGTTCCCCGTGTCCTTCCAACAAAAAACCAAGCCTCCACCTTGCCTCCCTGTTCTTTCCACTGCCCTACAATTGACATAACCCAATTTACTACTTAACCTTTCCATAacagccttcttcttctttgtctccATAAGGAAAACAAAGTCGGGATCTTGAGCCCTCAACAGTTTCTTGAGAGCATTGAATGTGGACGGGTTCCCAAGCCCGCGCACATTCCAACTgcc encodes the following:
- the LOC133731126 gene encoding uncharacterized protein LOC133731126, giving the protein MVLKLDISKAYDRVEWDFLRAVMLKLGFAEEWVNLIMKCVNSVSFSVLWKGQPVGCFKPTRGIRQGDPISPYLFLFVSEGLSGLLHHADSTALLNGVRVAPNAPSISHLLFADDSLFPNVSEDVKKDVQAILDVPLVDFHEKYLGLPTTIGRNKTDVFKKLNERLDVHLQGWQGKFLSKAGKLVLIKAVAQAIPTYYMSVFRLPVGVCKKIQSKQEGRRWTGIPGLESIQSSYAGKNDLEDILGKAFFGKFFASS